Proteins encoded in a region of the Diabrotica virgifera virgifera chromosome 4, PGI_DIABVI_V3a genome:
- the LOC114328148 gene encoding uncharacterized protein LOC114328148 codes for MIALKLLAVVAIAFLAEASDLDSGYRIMSCAKRAITNGVPELNIPSHSPVYITRNFSWSGDIGVASASFDFHDFIWDGLPQWNLTATQINKDSDPYAVFDFDLSWKWMNISGLFNVTNNIFYFFYIFLGGGGYRLSPHFVMLL; via the exons ATGATTGCATTGAAACTATTGGCTGTTGTCGCTATAGCCTTTTTGGCTGAAg CTTCTGACTTGGACTCAGGCTATAGGATCATGTCCTGTGCTAAAAGAGCAATCACCAACGGAGTTCCAGAACTGAATATCCCAAGTCACAGTCCTGTTTATATCACCCGCAACTTTTCATGGAGTGGAGATATAGGAGTTGCAAG tGCTTCATTCGACTTCCATGATTTCATTTGGGATGGTCTTCCACAATGGAATTTGACTGCAACACAAATCAACAAGGACTCCGACCCTTATGCAGTATTTGACTTTGATCTCTCCTGGAAATGGATGAACATCTCTGGATTATTCAACgttacaaacaatattttttactttttctatatttttttaggGGGAGGGGGCTACCGACTTTCCCCACACTTTGTTATGTTGTTGTAA